A section of the Pochonia chlamydosporia 170 chromosome 2, whole genome shotgun sequence genome encodes:
- a CDS encoding serine/threonine protein kinase (similar to Neosartorya fischeri NRRL 181 XP_001262015.1), with amino-acid sequence MAQFFLDLFYSFGNCLNCFPGSPTLKINSRSFKILRLLGEGGFSYVYLVEDTNSHQLFALKKIRCPFGAESVQQAMREVDAYRLFAHIPTIISSVDHSVATERGADESTKTVYVLLPYYRRGNLQDMINANLVNHGSFPERHLMTLFLGVCKALRSMHEYQAPPTERMEMGNEEDGPSNHGPGSKMGTRGKRTEQDEEQDQERPLMESENQVATGGKTQSYAHRDIKPGNIMIDDSGSTPILMDLGSVAPSPIPVTSQSIALQIQDTAAEHSTMPYRAPELFDVHTGTVIDTKTDIWSLGCTLYACLVGKSPFEMRSDETGGTLSLCVLGGDWRFPDETPGGAKRVNSISQAKARAASGDHSASANGGEGSNPTISEPIREIVRRCLKVEPAERPDISELITMVEGVIEGLPDDGGYNSH; translated from the exons ATGGCGCAATTCTTTCTTGATTTGTTCTATTCCTTTGGGAACTGTCTGAATTGCTTCCCGGGGTCGCCTACATTGAAGATTAACAGCCGGAGCTTCAAGATTCTCCGCCTTCTAGGCGAG GGCGGCTTCTCATACGTCTACCTCGTCGAAGACACCAACTCCCACCAGCTCTTCGCCCTCAAAAAGATCCGATGCCCCTTTGGCGCCGAATCCGTCCAACAAGCCATGCGCGAGGTCGACGCCTACCGACTCTTCGCGCACATTCCCACAATCATATCATCCGTCGATCACTCCGTCGCCACGGAAAGGGGCGCCGACGAATCCACAAAGACGGTCTACGTCCTGCTGCCGTACTACCGCCGCGGCAACCTCCAGGACATGATTAACGCAAATCTCGTCAACCACGGGAGCTTTCCAGAGCGACACCTCATGACGCTCTTCCTGGGCGTGTGCAAAGCCCTCCGCTCCATGCATGAATACCAAGCACCGCCCACGGAGCGCATGGAGATGGGCAACGAGGAAGACGGGCCGAGCAACCACGGTCCCGGCAGCAAGATGGGCACGAGGGGCAAACGAACCGAacaagacgaggagcaaGATCAGGAACGGCCGCTCATGGAATCGGAAAACCAAGTCGCAACAGGTGGGAAAACACAGTCCTACGCCCACCGCGACATCAAGCCCGGCAACATCATGATTGACGACTCGGGCTCAACCCCCATCCTCATGGACCTTGGATCCGTGGCACCGTCCCCCATCCCCGTAACATCGCAATCCATCGCACTACAGATCCAAGACACCGCCGCCGAACACTCCACCATGCCGTACCGCGCCCCAGAGCTCTTCGACGTCCACACCGGCACCGTCATCGACACCAAAACTGACATATGGTCCCTCGGCTGCACTCTCTACGCCTGCCTCGTCGGAAAATCACCCTTCGAGATGCGCTCCGACGAAACAGGCGGCACTCTGAGCCTGTGCGTCCTCGGTGGTGACTGGCGCTTCCCCGACGAGACGCCCGGCGGCGCAAAGCGCGTCAATAGCATTAGCCAGGCCAAGGCGCGTGCTGCATCCGGTGATCACTCTGCGAGCGCCAATGGAGGCGAGGGCTCAAATCCCACTATTAGTGAACCCATTCGAGAGATTGTAAGGCGGTGTCTCAAGGTCGAACCCGCGGAGAGACCGGATATAAGTGAACTGATTACCATGGTGGAGGGTGTGATTGAAGGTCTCCCTGATGATGGGGGCTACAACTCGCATTGA
- a CDS encoding alpha-mannosidase (similar to Coccidioides immitis RS XP_001240434.1), translating into MGGGGDMRSKVSYPILAHRPVGVPKTSILKDRIEPFYKSNQYEKVNLLANLYNARFSGKPHVKIHVWSAPGQDRPTFDEATSHEFKETHTGAAFGPSWTTHWFRVHLTVPKEILHEELLILEWDANNEGLVWTEDGMPLQGLTGGGERIEWNLPESFRDGKEHVIYIEMACNGMFGNAPNGKSSIAPPDENRYYGLSKANIAAVNVQARKLYFDMWELGDAARELPEDSAEQNHALSVAMRIIDTFQVNNQESILKCREIAKEIIGPDVDSHTVYEKGKEPVVFGIGHCHIDSCWLWPFAETKRKVARSWSSQCDLMDRYPEAHFACSQAQQYKWLKQLYPAAFERVKRKVNEGQFHPIGGSWVEHDTNMPSGESLVRQFFYGQRFYEAEFGSRCRTFWLPDTFGYSSQLPQLCRLAGMDRFMTQKLSWNNINNFPHTTFMWVSPDGSQVMCHMPPSETYTAEADFGDLRRSISKHKTMRVDSSSLLVFGKGDGGGGPTWQHFEKLRRCAGISNTIGGIPKLKLGLSVDDFFERLAPKAKDFPTWYGELYFELHRGTYTTQANNKMFNRKAEVLLRDIEQLATIASIENSSYKYPTKEIDSMWENVLLCQFHDCLPGSSIGMCYDESDKFYAEVFKTGEKLLRDLYDSYGVSSTLSSSVHESVVVNTLPWHRKEIVEISETEVGVACGDAQMLPVRSFKVQEDKPAVSVTSNGNVYVLQNDQLRLVVDNGCVTSLYDLANDREVIEQGGKANKFVMFDDIPLFWEAWDVEVYHLDTRRELQYGETRIHENKPHRVTLVTDIKISDKSSMKAYISLSAALKGQQSQVECSAEVDWHENSKFLKVEFPVNVVNTEASYETAYSITKRPTHYNTSWDMAKFEVCCHKFADLSEHNYGVSILNDSKYGFATAGKTMRLSLLRAPKAPDENADMGHHSIRWAIFPHKGALSSQTVKAAYAFNNPLKLLSAPQTTIQSLSAAPIKLINREESSSLILDTVKRGHDDNDVSLREGLRVNKGQSIILRVYESLGGHSRGTIKTSYNVKRVSKASILEDELEEVELGEGGFDIKLRPFEVATYKLQL; encoded by the exons atgggtggtggtggagatATGAGGAGCAAGGTCTCCTACCCAATTCTCGCTCACAGACCAGTGGGCGTTCCCAAGACCAGCATTCTCAAAGACCGAATTGAACCCTTCTACAAGTCTAATCAGTATGAGAAGGTGAATTTGTTAGC CAACTTGTATAATGCGAGGTTTTCAGGCAAACCTCATGTCAAGATCCATGTCTGGAGTGCCCCTGGTCAAGATAGGCCAACCTTTGATGAAGCCACTTCACACGAATTCAAGGAAACCCACACCGGTGCAGCATTTGGCCCCTCGTGGACCACACACTGGTTCCGCGTTCATTTGACTGTCCCAAAAGAGATCCTGCACGAAGAGCTTCTCATTCTGGAATGGGATGCCAACAACGAGGGTCTCGTTTGGACCGAAGACGGTATGCCCCTCCAGGGCCTCACCGGCGGTGGCGAACGCATTGAGTGGAATCTTCCTGAGTCTTTCAGAGACGGCAAGGAGCACGTTATTTACATCGAAATGGCTTGCAATGGCATGTTTGGAAATGCCCCTAACGGGAAAAGCAGCATTGCTCCCCCCGATGAAAACAGGTACTACGGTTTGAGCAAGGCCAACATCGCAGCAGTCAACGTGCAAGCTCGGAAGCTCTATTTTGACATGTGGGAGCTCGGAGACGCTGCTCGCGAGCTACCAGAAGATTCTGCCGAGCAGAATCACGCCCTTTCCGTGGCCATGAGGATTATTGACACGTTCCAAGTCAATAACCAAGAGTCCATCCTAAAGTGCCGAGAAATTGCCAAGGAGATTATTGGCCCTGATGTCGACTCCCACACGGTCTACGAAAAGGGCAAGGAACCCGTCGTGTTCGGCATTGGTCACTGCCATATTGACAGTTGCTGGCTATGGCCCTTTGCGGAAACAAAGCGTAAAGTTGCCAGATCGTGGTCCAGCCAGTGCGATTTGATGGACCGATACCCCGAGGCACATTTTGCCTGTTCTCAAGCTCAGCAATACAAGTGGCTGAAGCAACTATACCCGGCTGCATTCGAGCGCGTCAAGCGAAAGGTCAACGAGGGACAGTTCCATCCCATTGGCGGTAGCTGGGTTGAGCATGACACGAATATGCCCAGTGGAGAGTCTCTAGTTCGTCAATTTTTCTATGGCCAACGATTCTACGAAGCCGAGTTCGGCTCTCGATGCCGTACTTTCTGGCTACCAGACACTTTTGGATATTCGAGCCAACTTCCTCAGCTCTGCCGACTGGCTGGCATGGACCGTTTCATGACCCAGAAACTAAGCTggaacaacatcaacaacttccctCATACCACATTTATGTGGGTGAGCCCAGACGGAAGCCAAGTCATGTGTCACATGCCCCCATCCGAGACTTACACGGCAGAAGCCGACTTTGGCGACTTGCGTCGCAGTATTAGCAAGCACAAGACGATGCGAGTTGACAGTTCGTCGTTGCTCGTGTTCGGAAAAGgtgacggtggtggtggccCAACTTGGCAGCACTTTGAGAAGTTGCGACGTTGCGCAGGTATCAGCAACACTATCGGAGGCATccccaagctcaagcttggTCTCAGCGTTGATGACTTCTTTGAGCGCCTGGcacccaaggccaaggactTCCCTACCTGGTACGGAGAGCTCTACTTTGAGCTTCACCGAGGTACCTATACCACTCAGGCCAACAACAAAATGTTTAACCGCAAGGCTGAGGTCTTGCTGAGAGACATTGAACAGCTTGCAACAATTGCATCCATTGAAAACTCGTCCTACAAGTATCCCACAAAGGAGATTGACAGTATGTGGGAGAATGTGTTGCTTTGCCAGTTCCATGACTGTCTTCCCGGCAGTTCCATTGGAATGTGCTATGATGAATCCGACAAG TTTTACGCTGAAGTCTTCAAGACTGGCGAAAAGTTGCTCAGAGACCTGTACGACTCCTATGGTGTGTCCTCTACACTATCAAGTTCTGTCCATGAGTCTGTTGTTGTCAACACTCTTCCCTGGCATCGTAAGGAAATTGTCGAAATATCTGAGACGGAGGTCGGTGTTGCTTGTGGAGATGCCCAGATGCTCCCAGTTCGCAGCTTCAAAGTCCAGGAGGACAAGCCTGCGGTGAGCGTGACGTCGAATGGCAATGTCTATGTGCTGCAGAATGATCAGCTCCGGCTAGTCGTGGACAATGGGTGCGTCACATCGTTGTACGATCTTGCAAATGATCGCGAAGTCATTGAACAAGGTGGCAAGGCGAACAAGTTTGTTATGTTTGATGACATTCCTCTATTCTGGGAGGCATGGGATGTAGAGGTCTACCACCTTGACACCCGCAGAGAGCTGCAGTATGGCGAGACAAGGATTCATGAGAACAAGCCTCACCGCGTAACCTTGGTCACTGATATCAAGATTAGCGATAAGAGCTCCATGAAAGCGTACATCTCCCTTTCGGCGGCTTTGAAGGGACAGCAGTCTCAAGTGGAGTGCTCTGCAGAAGTTGATTGGCATGAAAACTCCAAGTTCCTCAAGGTTGAGTTCCCTGTCAATGTTGTTAATACCGAGGCTTCGTATGAGACAGCAtacagcatcaccaagaGGCCGACGCACTACAACACCAGCTGGGAtatggccaagtttgaggTTTGCTGCCACAAGTTTGCTGATCTCTCTGAGCACAACTATGGTGTTTCTATTCTCAACGACAGCAAGTACGGTTTTGCCACTGCCGGCAAGACCATGCGACTGTCACTCCTCCGAGCTCCCAAGGCCCCTGATGAGAACGCTGATATGGGACACCACAGCATCCGCTGGGCCATTTTCCCTCACAAGGGAGCCTTGTCTTCTCAGACAGTCAAGGCGGCCTACGCATTCAACAACCCACTGAAGTTGCTGTCTGCACCACAAACGACCATCCAGAGCCTATCAGCAGCGCCAATCAAGTTGATTAACCGAGAAGAGTCTTCGTCTCTGATTCTCGACACTGTCAAGCGTGGTCATGACGACAACGATGTGAGCCTTCGTGAAGGTCTGCGAGTGAACAAGGGCCAAAGCATCATTTTGCGTGTGTATGAATCTTTGGGCGGCCATAGCAGAGGCACCATTAAGACATCGTACAACGTCAAGCGAGtgagcaaggcaagcatCCTTGAGgatgagttggaggaggtggaaCTGGGTGAGGGTGGGTTTGACATCAAGTTGAGACCGTTTGAGGTGGCTACATACAAGCTCCAGCTGTAG